The Candidatus Omnitrophota bacterium genome segment GCGCGCCCCTACTTTTACCTGGAAAATAGAGCGGGCGTGTCCGATGGCTCCGGTGTTTCGTTGAAAGAATTTTCCTTCGGGAGGATGGTTTTCGATTATTACGGCGAAACCGCGAACATGCTCATAGTCGCGGATGCCTGGCATCCTTTCTGGAAGGCCAGATCCGGAGAAGCTTTTTATCCGGTGTTCAAGTGTAATGATATATTCAAAGAGGTACTGCTCCCGAAGGGAAAGCATGAAGTGACGCTATTTTTCGACACCGGCGCATTTATGCCCGGCATATATGTGTCGATCGTTTCCTGGGTATTATTTTTAACGGTCTATTGTGTTTTGTCCGGGCGCAAAAAAAGAAAAGAGGGTTGGTTATGAAATACACCGTATTGGTTCCGGTATATAATGAGTCCAATAGCCTGACAGAATTATGCGACAGGATCGAGACTGCTTTCAGATCGATCAAAGAGGAGAAAGAGTTCGATATCCTTATAGTCGATGACGGGTCTACAGACTCTTCGCGTGACGTTATCAAATCTCTTTGCGCCGGCAGGAAATATGTTAAAGCTATCTTTTTACGGAAGAATGTCGGCAAGTCGTTCGCGTTGACCGCGGGGTTTATGAATTCGCATTCGGACTATGTTATTACCATAGACGGAGATTTACAGGATAGGCCGGAAGATATACCCGTCCTGATCAATAAGATAAGTGAAGGGTATGATCTCGTCTCCGGCTGGAAGCAAAACAGGAAAGACGGCATCGTGAGGGTTCTTGGCTCCAGGGTTTTTAATGATGTTGTATCACGTCTCGGCGGGATAAGGTTCCATGATTTTAATTGCGGGTTCAAAATATACAGGTCAAATGTTGTAAAGAATATATCGGTTTACGGCCAGCATCACCGTTTTATACCGCTTTTGGCTTATTTTATGGGATTCAAAGTTGCCGAGGTTCCGATATCGCATGATAAGAGAAGATTTGGCTCTTCCAAATATCCTGCTTTTCGTTACCATGGACTGTTCGATATCCTATCGATCCTGTTCACATACAAATACAGGTTCAGTCCTTTGTATTTTTTTGGCGCGATAGGTATAATGTTGATTGCCCCCGGAGCATTGCTTGCCGCATATCTATTGTGCAGGCATCTTATGTTCGTATTTGGTTTCGGAACCCAGTATATGCTGTTCAACAGGCCGCTTCTTATGGCTTCGTTTACGGTTTGTATACTGGGGCTGAACGTATTCCTCACAGGGTTTGTATGTGATTTTATTCTCCAGCACTCCGGTTCAAAAGGAGTTACCGGATATGTGGAGAGTCTTATAGATGAGAAAGAATGTTAAGAGGATAAGGACGCGATACAGATGCAAAAAATAAAGTACGGCTTAAAGCTTCTCGGGAACATCTTGGCGATAAAGCTGGGTATGCCGCGGCCAATCATAGCGGTTTGGGAGACGACCTACCGGTGCAATATGCGATGCGCATTTTGCAATGAAAAGAATATGGCCGCCAAAGAGATGGATACGCCGGAGGCCATCCGGATGATAGAAGAGCTTGCGGAGATTGGGACGAACATCATACTACTCACCGGCGGCGAGCCGACGCTTCGCAACGACATAGATGCCATAATGGACGCCGTAAAGAAGAGCGGTATGACGTCTATATTTACAACGAACGGATTGAACGCGAAGAATAGGATATCCGCTATCCTGAAGGCAGACATGATACGCCTGAGCGTTGACGGATACGGGGATGTCCATGACGCCATCCGTGGCACACCGGGCGCTTTTGAAAGCGTGCGGGAGTTAGTGCCGATTCTCGTGAAAGCGGGCAAGCCGCCGATGATCGTGTGCGTTGCTACGCGCGCGGCGGAT includes the following:
- a CDS encoding glycosyltransferase family 2 protein, with amino-acid sequence MKYTVLVPVYNESNSLTELCDRIETAFRSIKEEKEFDILIVDDGSTDSSRDVIKSLCAGRKYVKAIFLRKNVGKSFALTAGFMNSHSDYVITIDGDLQDRPEDIPVLINKISEGYDLVSGWKQNRKDGIVRVLGSRVFNDVVSRLGGIRFHDFNCGFKIYRSNVVKNISVYGQHHRFIPLLAYFMGFKVAEVPISHDKRRFGSSKYPAFRYHGLFDILSILFTYKYRFSPLYFFGAIGIMLIAPGALLAAYLLCRHLMFVFGFGTQYMLFNRPLLMASFTVCILGLNVFLTGFVCDFILQHSGSKGVTGYVESLIDEKEC